From a single Mycolicibacterium mengxianglii genomic region:
- a CDS encoding N-acetylglutaminylglutamine amidotransferase, producing MCGATGEVRLDGRTPEIGAVAAMAEVMSRRGPDGSGVWSQGRVALGHRRLKIIDLSEAGAQPMVDSDLGLSIAWNGCIYNYEDLRAELAGRGYRFFSHSDTEVLLKAYHHWGDRFVDHLKGMFAFAIVERDSGRVLLGRDRLGIKPLYISETPDRIRFASSLPALVAGGGVDTRIDPIALNHYLSFHSVVPPPLTILRGVRKVPPASLLAIEPDGRRVATTYWEPDFSRCAERADWTENDWEDAVLEALRLAVKRRLVSDVPVGCLLSGGVDSSLIVGLLAEAGQTGLKTFSIGFESVGGVSGDEFVWSDIIAKRFDTDHHQIRIDTARMLPALDDTIGAMSEPMVSHDCVAFYLLSQEVSKHVKVVQSGQGADEVFAGYHWYPPMGDPAAASLDGSLAAYRAAFFDRDSTGVGQLITSAFAADGDPSAEFVADHFARPGAQTGVDRALRLDTTVMLVDDPVKRVDNMTMAWGLEGRVPFLDHDLVELAATCPPELKTAHGGKGVLKQAARKVIPSEVIDRPKGYFPVPALTHLEGPYLDMVRDALFTPAAKERNLFRPEAVQRLLADPNGKLTPLRGNELWQIALLELWLQRHGITGPAA from the coding sequence GTGTGTGGAGCCACCGGCGAGGTCCGCCTCGACGGAAGAACCCCAGAGATCGGCGCCGTCGCTGCAATGGCGGAGGTCATGTCCCGGCGCGGCCCGGACGGTTCGGGCGTCTGGTCACAGGGCCGGGTAGCGCTGGGTCACCGTCGGCTCAAGATCATCGACCTTTCCGAAGCCGGCGCCCAGCCCATGGTCGATTCCGACCTCGGGCTGTCCATCGCGTGGAACGGTTGCATCTACAACTACGAGGACCTACGCGCCGAGCTGGCCGGCCGCGGCTACCGGTTCTTCTCGCACAGCGACACCGAGGTGCTGCTGAAGGCCTATCACCATTGGGGCGACCGGTTCGTCGACCACCTCAAGGGCATGTTCGCCTTCGCCATCGTCGAACGCGACAGCGGCCGGGTGTTGCTGGGCCGCGACCGGCTCGGCATCAAACCGCTCTACATCTCCGAGACTCCCGACCGGATCCGGTTCGCCTCCTCACTCCCGGCGCTGGTGGCCGGCGGCGGAGTCGACACCCGCATCGATCCGATTGCGCTGAACCACTACCTGAGCTTCCACTCGGTGGTCCCGCCCCCGTTGACGATTCTGCGGGGGGTGCGCAAGGTCCCGCCGGCCTCGCTGCTGGCCATCGAGCCCGACGGTCGACGGGTGGCCACCACGTATTGGGAGCCGGACTTCTCCCGCTGCGCCGAGCGCGCCGACTGGACGGAAAACGACTGGGAGGACGCGGTGCTGGAAGCGCTGCGGCTGGCCGTGAAGCGGCGCCTGGTCTCCGACGTCCCGGTCGGGTGCCTGCTGTCGGGCGGGGTGGATTCAAGCCTGATCGTCGGTCTGCTGGCCGAGGCCGGGCAGACCGGTCTCAAGACGTTCTCGATCGGCTTCGAGTCAGTCGGTGGGGTGTCCGGCGACGAGTTCGTCTGGTCGGACATCATCGCCAAACGCTTCGACACCGATCACCATCAGATCCGGATCGACACCGCCCGCATGCTGCCCGCACTGGACGACACGATCGGTGCGATGAGCGAGCCGATGGTCAGCCACGACTGTGTGGCCTTCTATCTGCTGAGCCAGGAAGTCTCCAAACACGTCAAGGTGGTGCAATCCGGTCAGGGCGCCGACGAGGTGTTCGCCGGCTACCACTGGTACCCCCCGATGGGTGATCCCGCGGCCGCCTCCCTCGATGGTTCGCTCGCGGCGTACCGCGCGGCGTTCTTCGACCGCGACAGCACCGGGGTGGGCCAGCTCATCACGTCCGCGTTCGCCGCCGACGGCGACCCCAGCGCCGAATTCGTCGCCGACCATTTCGCCCGGCCCGGTGCGCAGACCGGAGTGGACCGGGCCCTGCGGCTGGACACCACCGTGATGCTGGTGGACGACCCCGTGAAGCGTGTCGACAACATGACGATGGCCTGGGGCCTGGAGGGCCGCGTGCCGTTCCTGGACCACGACCTGGTGGAACTGGCGGCCACCTGCCCGCCTGAGCTCAAGACCGCGCACGGGGGCAAGGGCGTCCTCAAGCAGGCCGCCCGGAAAGTGATCCCGTCCGAGGTGATCGACAGGCCGAAGGGGTATTTCCCCGTCCCCGCGCTCACCCACCTCGAAGGGCCCTATCTCGACATGGTGCGCGACGCGCTGTTCACCCCGGCGGCCAAGGAACGCAACCTGTTCCGGCCCGAGGCGGTTCAACGGCTGCTCGCCGATCCCAACGGCAAGCTGACGCCGTTGCGGGGCAACGAGTTGTGGCAGATCGCGCTGCTGGAGCTATGGCTGCAGCGCCACGGCATCACCGGGCCCGCGGCCTGA
- the ngg gene encoding N-acetylglutaminylglutamine synthetase, translating into MSTELGPEHTMADTTEPHTTTEAITLGLHDASPQHLVDAMADNVELELGWGRLIFGQTFAEPTELAEALRREGPGRRDICIYARESHVLVAMAPHELFLDPSHTYRLRFTGEQQEAQKSPVAITVRSLRSIADADAMNRVYVRCGMVPAPTEVIWYNHENADAVEYLVAVRDDDDTVIGTVTGVDHERLFSDPEQGSSLWTLAVDPAASLPGVGEALTRELAGIFARRGRAYMDLSVAHDNAAAIALYEKLGFHRVPVLAIKRKNAINEPLFTPIPETVDDLNPYARIIADEATRRGIHVEVLDAETGEMRLSHGGRSVVTRESLSEYTSAVAMSRCDDKRLTRRIVGEAGVVVPRGRLATFDDGDHDFLAEVGDVVVKPTRGEQGKGITVGVTTDEELDSALARAREEHPEVLIEQRAPGDDLRLVVIDGRVVAAALRKPAEIIGTGKHTIGELIEAQSRRRAAATGGESVIPIDEITTATVAEAGWSFDDVLPEGERLRVRRTANLHQGGTIHDVTADVNPQLCRVAVTAAEAIGIPVTGIDLLVPDVTGEEYVFIEANERPGLANHEPQPTAAAFIDFLFPGQPGLPQAWTPEHAPG; encoded by the coding sequence ATGAGCACCGAACTCGGCCCTGAACACACGATGGCGGACACCACTGAGCCTCATACCACCACTGAGGCCATCACCCTCGGCCTGCACGACGCCTCCCCACAGCATCTCGTGGATGCCATGGCTGACAATGTGGAACTCGAACTCGGTTGGGGCAGGCTGATTTTCGGCCAGACGTTCGCCGAGCCCACAGAGCTCGCCGAGGCGTTGCGCCGGGAGGGCCCGGGCCGCCGCGACATCTGCATCTACGCCCGAGAGTCTCATGTGCTGGTCGCAATGGCGCCGCACGAGCTGTTCCTCGACCCCAGCCACACCTACCGTCTGCGCTTCACCGGTGAGCAGCAGGAGGCGCAGAAGTCGCCGGTGGCCATCACCGTGCGGTCGCTGCGCAGTATCGCCGACGCCGATGCGATGAACCGGGTTTACGTGCGCTGTGGCATGGTGCCGGCCCCGACCGAGGTCATCTGGTACAACCACGAAAACGCCGACGCCGTGGAGTATCTGGTGGCGGTGCGCGACGACGACGACACCGTGATCGGCACGGTCACCGGGGTGGATCACGAACGGCTGTTCTCCGATCCGGAGCAGGGTTCGAGCCTGTGGACGCTGGCCGTCGACCCGGCGGCCAGCCTGCCCGGGGTGGGCGAAGCGCTGACCCGGGAACTTGCGGGGATATTCGCCCGGCGCGGCCGCGCGTACATGGACCTGTCGGTGGCCCATGACAATGCCGCTGCGATCGCGCTCTACGAGAAACTCGGATTCCACCGGGTGCCGGTGCTGGCGATCAAACGCAAGAACGCGATCAACGAACCTCTGTTCACCCCGATCCCCGAGACCGTCGACGATCTCAACCCCTACGCCCGGATCATCGCCGACGAAGCCACCCGGCGCGGTATCCACGTCGAGGTACTCGACGCCGAGACCGGCGAGATGCGGTTGTCCCACGGTGGACGCAGCGTGGTGACCCGGGAATCGTTGTCGGAGTACACCTCTGCGGTGGCGATGAGCCGGTGCGATGACAAACGGCTGACCCGTCGGATCGTCGGCGAGGCCGGGGTCGTGGTTCCCCGCGGCCGGCTGGCGACCTTCGACGACGGTGACCATGACTTCCTCGCCGAGGTCGGGGATGTCGTGGTCAAGCCGACCCGCGGTGAGCAGGGCAAGGGCATCACCGTGGGCGTGACGACCGACGAGGAACTCGACAGTGCCCTGGCCCGGGCCCGTGAAGAGCACCCCGAGGTGCTCATCGAGCAGCGCGCCCCCGGCGATGACCTACGTCTGGTCGTCATCGACGGCAGAGTCGTCGCCGCGGCGCTGCGCAAACCCGCCGAGATCATCGGTACCGGAAAGCACACCATCGGTGAGTTGATCGAGGCGCAGAGCCGACGACGCGCCGCAGCGACCGGCGGTGAGTCGGTGATCCCGATCGACGAGATCACCACGGCCACCGTGGCCGAAGCCGGTTGGTCGTTTGACGATGTGTTGCCCGAGGGCGAGCGGCTGCGGGTTCGTCGCACCGCCAACCTGCATCAGGGCGGCACCATCCACGACGTCACCGCCGACGTGAACCCGCAGTTGTGCCGGGTGGCTGTCACCGCGGCCGAAGCGATCGGCATTCCGGTCACCGGTATCGACCTGCTGGTACCCGATGTGACCGGCGAGGAGTATGTGTTCATCGAGGCCAATGAGCGTCCGGGGCTGGCCAATCACGAACCGCAGCCGACGGCGGCGGCGTTCATCGACTTCCTGTTCCCGGGTCAGCCGGGTCTCCCCCAGGCCTGGACGCCGGAGCACGCACCGGGGTGA
- a CDS encoding alpha/beta hydrolase: MPATMIPTVEGFPIPVEVAGPERGPAVALLAAEGVGPAAYESVCTRLHTANLRTVVLGADSRLTPKSVLGILDVVGVRWAVVVGDRAGADLAWELAASRLDRFTGLVVVDRGHPRVPDITGAVRDDDCPAVEMNTTALVSSAAARAVANASQRFVYGDYRVVDMLARRNAHEATAQLAGEIVLRTSTW; this comes from the coding sequence ATGCCCGCGACGATGATCCCGACCGTCGAGGGATTCCCCATCCCGGTTGAGGTCGCCGGTCCCGAGCGTGGGCCGGCGGTGGCGTTGCTTGCCGCCGAAGGTGTGGGTCCCGCCGCGTACGAGAGTGTGTGCACCCGTCTGCACACCGCCAATCTGCGAACGGTCGTGCTGGGTGCCGATTCCCGCCTGACGCCGAAATCGGTGCTGGGCATCCTCGACGTCGTCGGGGTTCGCTGGGCCGTTGTGGTCGGCGACCGCGCGGGCGCCGACCTGGCATGGGAGCTCGCCGCCTCCCGGCTGGACCGCTTCACCGGGCTGGTGGTCGTCGACCGCGGCCACCCCCGCGTCCCTGACATCACCGGCGCGGTCCGTGACGACGACTGCCCCGCGGTCGAGATGAACACCACCGCGCTGGTCAGCTCCGCGGCAGCGCGGGCGGTGGCCAACGCCAGCCAGCGCTTCGTTTACGGCGATTACCGAGTGGTCGACATGCTGGCCAGACGCAACGCGCACGAGGCGACCGCCCAGCTGGCCGGCGAGATCGTGCTACGCACCAGCACCTGGTGA
- the map gene encoding type I methionyl aminopeptidase codes for MSVRTALRSGDVSPTLPVPKAIPRPEYAWKPSAKEGTEPWVQSPEVIEKMRVAGRIAAGALAEAGKAVAPGVTTDHLDRVAHEYMIDHGAYPSTLGYKGFPKSCCTSLNEIICHGIPDSTVVEDGDIVNIDVTAYIDGVHGDTNATFLAGDVAEEHRLLVERTHEATMRAIKAVKPGRQLSVVGRVIESYANRFGYNVVRDFTGHGIGTTFHNGLVVLHYDQPDVDTVLVPGMTFTIEPMINLGSLDYEIWADGWTVATKDKRWSAQFEHTLVVTDDGAEILTLAP; via the coding sequence ATGTCTGTTCGCACCGCACTCCGTTCCGGTGACGTATCCCCGACGTTGCCGGTGCCCAAGGCGATTCCTCGGCCCGAGTACGCCTGGAAACCGTCCGCCAAAGAGGGCACCGAGCCGTGGGTGCAGTCACCCGAGGTGATCGAGAAGATGCGGGTGGCCGGCCGGATCGCCGCCGGCGCACTCGCCGAGGCCGGCAAGGCCGTCGCCCCCGGTGTCACCACCGACCACCTCGACCGGGTGGCCCACGAGTACATGATCGACCACGGCGCCTACCCGTCGACCTTGGGTTACAAGGGATTCCCGAAGTCGTGCTGCACCTCGCTCAACGAGATCATCTGCCACGGCATCCCGGACTCCACGGTCGTCGAAGACGGTGACATCGTCAACATCGATGTCACCGCCTACATCGACGGTGTGCACGGCGACACCAACGCCACCTTCCTGGCCGGCGATGTCGCCGAGGAGCATCGGCTGCTGGTGGAGCGCACCCATGAAGCGACCATGCGCGCCATCAAGGCGGTCAAGCCGGGCCGACAGCTCTCCGTCGTCGGGCGGGTCATCGAGTCGTACGCAAACCGATTCGGCTACAACGTCGTTCGTGACTTCACCGGCCACGGCATCGGTACCACCTTCCACAACGGCCTGGTGGTGCTGCACTATGACCAGCCGGACGTCGACACCGTCCTGGTACCGGGTATGACGTTCACCATCGAGCCGATGATCAATCTGGGCTCGCTGGACTACGAGATCTGGGCCGACGGCTGGACAGTCGCCACCAAGGACAAGCGCTGGTCGGCGCAGTTCGAGCACACGCTGGTGGTCACCGACGACGGCGCCGAAATCCTGACGCTCGCGCCCTGA
- a CDS encoding DUF1707 SHOCT-like domain-containing protein, translating to MTGLDEHIAALRVSDADRNGTLRRLHNAVALGLIDIEEFEERSAQVSSARLQPELDVLVGDLPGPGAIVTSAADRVELRGVLGSLKRHGEWTVPTRLALVRRMGSVDLDLTKAKFAGPIVVIELDLRVGGLDLRLPEGASASIDDVEVIVGSAHDHRKDAPAEGRPHVILTGKVVCGGVDIRGPRKSWLHRNG from the coding sequence ATGACCGGACTCGACGAACACATCGCGGCGTTGCGGGTATCCGACGCGGACCGCAATGGCACGCTGCGGCGGCTGCACAACGCCGTCGCACTCGGGCTGATCGACATCGAGGAGTTCGAGGAGCGCTCGGCCCAGGTGTCCTCGGCGCGCCTGCAGCCAGAGCTGGACGTGCTGGTCGGAGACCTGCCGGGACCCGGCGCCATCGTCACCTCCGCGGCTGACCGGGTGGAGCTGCGGGGCGTGCTGGGCTCTCTCAAACGTCACGGCGAATGGACTGTCCCGACCCGGCTGGCGCTGGTGCGGCGAATGGGATCGGTCGACCTGGACCTGACCAAGGCCAAATTCGCCGGCCCGATCGTGGTGATCGAACTGGATCTGCGCGTCGGCGGACTGGATTTACGGCTACCCGAGGGCGCCAGTGCGTCCATCGATGACGTCGAGGTGATCGTCGGCAGCGCCCACGATCACCGCAAAGACGCACCCGCCGAAGGCCGGCCGCACGTCATCCTCACCGGCAAGGTGGTGTGCGGTGGTGTCGACATCCGTGGGCCGCGTAAAAGCTGGTTGCACCGCAACGGTTGA
- a CDS encoding penicillin-binding transpeptidase domain-containing protein: MVTIGSLVTRVTATLAVAGLVVGLSACTPRPDGPAPAAERFFAALATGDTSGASLFTDNPDEARAALNAAWGGLQAEHLDAQILGAKYTEDTGSVNYRYTWHLPKGRTWAYDGQLNMVRDEGQWEVRWAATGLHPKLGENQTLQLRSDPPRRASVNELGGSDVLVPGHLYHYQLDAAQAGRSLMTTARAVADALRPFDNTLDPQRLAEEASSAPGALSLVTLRKDDNDRVSPAIGALPGVVITPQSDLLPTDDGFAPAIINEVKKSVIDELDGDAGWRVVSVNQNGVDVDIFNEVPPAPAPSISITLDRTVQDAAQKAVNGQGLKAMLVVLKPSTGEILAVAQNTAADADGPVAATGLYPPGSTFKIVTAAAAMDRAMASPNTLLGCPGTAEIGHRIVPNYGGFDLGVVPMSRAFASSCNTTFAELASRMPRDGLTVAAAQYGLGQDYEVEGLTTFTGSVPPTVDLSERIEDGFGQGKVLASPFGMALVAATVASGKTPVPHLIVGHETKVNGDARPISPELLDGLRSMMRLVVTNGTAKDIADAGLIYGKTGEAEFAGGSHSWFAGYRGDMAFASLIVGGGSSEYAVRMTKQMLDSLPSDYLA, translated from the coding sequence ATGGTCACAATAGGATCACTAGTAACACGCGTAACGGCAACACTGGCCGTCGCGGGATTGGTTGTCGGGCTGTCGGCATGCACGCCGCGACCCGACGGTCCCGCCCCTGCCGCCGAACGCTTCTTCGCCGCCCTGGCCACCGGCGACACCTCCGGGGCGTCGTTGTTCACCGACAACCCCGACGAGGCGCGCGCTGCGCTTAACGCCGCGTGGGGCGGGCTGCAGGCCGAACACCTCGACGCCCAGATCCTCGGTGCCAAGTACACCGAGGACACCGGCAGCGTGAACTACCGCTACACCTGGCATCTGCCCAAGGGACGCACCTGGGCCTACGACGGCCAACTGAACATGGTCCGCGACGAGGGCCAGTGGGAAGTCCGTTGGGCTGCAACCGGTTTGCACCCCAAGCTCGGCGAGAACCAAACCCTCCAGCTGCGCTCCGACCCGCCGCGCCGCGCATCGGTCAACGAGCTCGGCGGCTCGGATGTGCTGGTGCCGGGCCACCTGTACCACTACCAACTCGACGCCGCACAGGCCGGCAGGTCGTTGATGACCACGGCCCGTGCCGTTGCCGACGCGCTGCGGCCGTTCGACAACACGCTCGATCCACAGCGCCTCGCAGAGGAAGCCAGCTCGGCCCCCGGCGCGCTGAGCCTGGTCACGCTGCGTAAAGACGACAACGACCGGGTGTCACCGGCCATCGGTGCACTGCCCGGTGTTGTCATCACCCCGCAGTCCGACCTGCTGCCCACCGACGACGGTTTCGCCCCGGCCATCATCAACGAGGTCAAGAAGTCCGTCATCGACGAACTCGACGGCGACGCCGGTTGGCGGGTGGTGAGCGTCAACCAGAACGGCGTCGACGTCGACATCTTCAACGAGGTCCCACCGGCGCCGGCACCGTCGATCTCGATCACGCTCGACCGGACCGTGCAGGACGCCGCACAGAAGGCGGTCAACGGGCAGGGTCTCAAGGCGATGCTCGTGGTGCTCAAGCCGTCGACGGGGGAGATCCTCGCCGTTGCGCAGAACACGGCGGCCGACGCCGACGGCCCGGTGGCCGCCACCGGGCTGTACCCGCCGGGGTCGACGTTCAAGATCGTGACAGCGGCGGCGGCGATGGACCGGGCGATGGCGTCGCCGAACACGCTGCTGGGCTGCCCGGGAACCGCCGAGATCGGGCACCGGATCGTGCCCAACTACGGCGGCTTCGACCTCGGGGTGGTCCCGATGTCGCGGGCGTTCGCCAGCTCCTGCAACACCACCTTCGCCGAACTGGCCAGCCGGATGCCGCGCGACGGCCTGACAGTGGCGGCCGCCCAGTACGGCCTGGGCCAGGACTACGAGGTCGAGGGGCTCACCACATTCACCGGCTCGGTACCACCGACGGTGGATCTCAGCGAGCGCATCGAGGACGGGTTCGGTCAGGGAAAGGTGCTCGCCAGTCCCTTCGGCATGGCGCTGGTGGCCGCGACCGTCGCCTCCGGTAAGACCCCGGTGCCGCACCTGATCGTCGGCCACGAAACCAAGGTCAACGGCGACGCCCGACCGATCAGCCCGGAACTGCTCGACGGGCTGCGCTCGATGATGCGGCTGGTGGTGACCAACGGCACCGCCAAGGACATCGCCGACGCCGGCCTGATCTACGGCAAGACCGGAGAGGCGGAATTCGCCGGCGGCTCGCACTCCTGGTTCGCCGGATACCGCGGCGACATGGCTTTCGCGTCGCTGATCGTCGGCGGCGGCAGTTCCGAGTACGCCGTGCGGATGACCAAGCAGATGCTCGACAGCTTGCCCTCTGATTACCTGGCCTGA
- a CDS encoding GNAT family N-acetyltransferase, translating into MSAPPLFRLVDERRVSVVRDAAAVHRVFDDDPVGSCMVAARVADHGIDPHAIGGELWTRRRAEESLCYAGANLIPLRGSGPDLHAFADKAMSTARRCSSLVGRTELVMPMWERLESAWGPARDVRDRQPLLALAAAPDCPVDPAVRRVRIDELDAYLVAAIDMFIGEVGIDPRIGDGGRGYRRRVAGLIAAGRAWARFEHGEVVFKAEVGSQSPAVGQIQGVWVHPERRGQGLGATGTAALAAAVVSGGRVASLYVNNYNTVARAAYARVGFTEVGTFATVLLD; encoded by the coding sequence ATGTCGGCTCCACCGCTGTTTCGTCTGGTCGACGAGAGGCGGGTGTCCGTGGTGCGCGACGCCGCGGCCGTCCACCGGGTGTTCGACGACGATCCAGTGGGCTCCTGCATGGTGGCCGCCCGGGTCGCCGACCACGGAATCGACCCACATGCCATCGGTGGTGAGCTGTGGACACGCCGCCGCGCCGAAGAATCCCTGTGTTACGCCGGTGCCAACCTGATCCCACTGCGCGGCTCCGGTCCTGATCTGCACGCCTTCGCGGACAAGGCTATGAGCACGGCACGACGCTGCTCGTCGCTGGTGGGCCGGACCGAGCTGGTGATGCCGATGTGGGAGCGCCTCGAAAGTGCTTGGGGCCCAGCACGAGACGTGCGCGACCGGCAGCCGTTGCTGGCGCTGGCCGCCGCGCCCGACTGCCCGGTGGACCCGGCGGTGCGGCGGGTGCGTATCGACGAGTTGGACGCCTACCTGGTGGCGGCCATCGACATGTTCATCGGCGAGGTCGGCATCGACCCGCGAATCGGCGACGGCGGCCGGGGATACCGTCGCCGGGTCGCCGGGCTGATCGCGGCGGGGCGGGCCTGGGCACGGTTCGAGCACGGTGAGGTGGTGTTCAAGGCCGAGGTGGGCTCACAGTCCCCGGCGGTGGGTCAGATCCAAGGTGTGTGGGTGCATCCGGAGCGACGCGGCCAAGGCCTGGGCGCGACGGGCACTGCCGCGCTGGCTGCTGCTGTGGTGTCCGGCGGGCGGGTGGCCAGCCTGTACGTCAACAACTACAACACCGTGGCGCGTGCGGCCTACGCCCGGGTCGGCTTCACCGAGGTGGGGACGTTCGCCACCGTCTTGCTCGACTGA
- the ispG gene encoding flavodoxin-dependent (E)-4-hydroxy-3-methylbut-2-enyl-diphosphate synthase, with protein MSIGLGMPAAPAPTLAPRRKTRQLMVGDVGVGSDYPIAVQSMCTTKTHDINATLQQIAELTASGCDIVRVACPRQEDADALPTIAKKANIPVIADIHFQPKYIFAAIDAGCAAVRVNPGNIKEFDGRVKEVAKAAGAAGIPIRIGVNAGSLDPRLMQKYGKATPEALVESALWEASLFEEHGFGDIKISVKHNDPVVMVAAYEQLAAQCDYPLHLGVTEAGPAFQGTIKSAVAFGALLSRGIGDTIRVSLSAPPVEEIKVGNQILESLNLRPRGLEIVSCPSCGRAQVDVYTLANEVTAGLEGMNIPLRVAVMGCVVNGPGEAREADLGVASGNGRGQIFVRGEVIKTVPESQIVETLIEEALRIADERGNELTPSGPPVVTVS; from the coding sequence ATGTCCATCGGTCTGGGTATGCCTGCGGCCCCCGCGCCCACCTTGGCGCCGCGCCGCAAGACGCGTCAGCTGATGGTGGGCGACGTCGGCGTCGGCAGTGACTACCCGATCGCCGTGCAGTCGATGTGTACCACCAAGACCCACGACATCAACGCCACCCTGCAGCAGATCGCCGAACTCACCGCGTCCGGCTGCGACATCGTCCGCGTGGCCTGCCCCCGCCAGGAAGACGCCGACGCGCTGCCGACGATCGCCAAGAAGGCGAACATCCCGGTCATCGCCGACATCCACTTCCAGCCGAAGTACATCTTCGCCGCCATCGACGCCGGGTGTGCCGCCGTGCGCGTCAACCCGGGCAACATCAAGGAATTCGACGGCCGGGTCAAAGAGGTGGCCAAGGCTGCCGGTGCCGCAGGCATCCCGATCCGCATCGGGGTCAACGCCGGATCGCTCGATCCCCGGTTGATGCAGAAATACGGCAAGGCGACCCCCGAGGCGCTGGTGGAGTCAGCCCTGTGGGAGGCCTCGCTGTTCGAAGAGCACGGGTTCGGCGACATCAAGATCAGCGTCAAGCACAACGACCCGGTGGTGATGGTGGCCGCCTACGAGCAGCTCGCCGCACAGTGCGACTACCCGCTGCACCTCGGCGTCACCGAGGCCGGCCCGGCCTTCCAGGGCACCATCAAGTCTGCGGTCGCCTTCGGCGCACTGCTCTCCCGCGGGATCGGCGACACCATCCGGGTCTCGCTCTCGGCGCCGCCGGTCGAGGAGATCAAGGTCGGCAACCAGATCCTGGAGTCGCTGAACCTGCGCCCCCGCGGTCTGGAGATCGTGTCGTGCCCGTCCTGCGGACGCGCCCAGGTGGACGTCTACACGTTGGCCAACGAGGTGACCGCCGGGCTGGAGGGGATGAACATCCCGCTGCGGGTCGCGGTGATGGGGTGCGTGGTGAACGGACCGGGCGAGGCCCGTGAAGCTGACCTGGGTGTCGCGTCCGGTAACGGCCGCGGGCAGATCTTCGTCCGGGGCGAGGTCATCAAGACCGTGCCCGAGTCGCAGATCGTGGAGACGCTGATCGAAGAGGCTTTGCGAATCGCCGATGAGCGTGGCAACGAGCTAACTCCCAGCGGACCGCCGGTCGTGACCGTAAGCTGA